From a region of the Bradyrhizobium sp. KBS0727 genome:
- a CDS encoding urease accessory protein UreD: protein MRTETTHAAAATFAANRAQGAVKFGVHLQDGVTRRGILHESGSLRVRFPSPEAEGLSGVFVNTAGGIAGGDRFDIEITAGEGARLTLTTAAAEKVYRASGPVAELNIALKAEAGAHLAWLPQETILFDRARISRRIDLDLAESASLLLCEIVVFGRSAMGERVLHGEFVDRWRLRRGGKLVFAETIRLDGEIGEKLARPAVANGGVAIGTALIVPGDEAVVERIREAADPFGGEVGISAWNGFAMARFCAQDAARLRADMMAVLGRASGVPLPRLWLS from the coding sequence ATGCGGACCGAGACCACGCACGCGGCGGCGGCGACATTCGCGGCCAACCGGGCCCAGGGCGCGGTGAAGTTCGGCGTGCACCTGCAGGACGGCGTTACCCGGCGCGGGATATTGCATGAATCGGGCTCGTTGCGCGTGCGCTTTCCCTCGCCCGAGGCGGAGGGGCTGTCGGGCGTGTTCGTCAACACGGCCGGTGGTATCGCCGGCGGCGACCGCTTCGATATCGAGATCACGGCGGGCGAGGGCGCGCGGCTGACGCTGACGACGGCGGCGGCCGAGAAGGTCTACCGCGCGTCCGGACCTGTCGCGGAGCTCAACATCGCGCTGAAGGCCGAAGCCGGCGCGCATCTCGCCTGGCTGCCGCAGGAAACCATTCTGTTCGACCGCGCGCGGATATCGCGGCGGATCGATCTTGATCTCGCGGAAAGCGCCTCGCTGTTGTTGTGCGAAATCGTGGTGTTCGGCCGCTCCGCGATGGGCGAGCGCGTGCTGCATGGCGAATTCGTCGACCGCTGGCGCCTGCGCCGTGGCGGCAAATTGGTGTTTGCCGAGACCATCCGGCTCGACGGCGAGATCGGCGAAAAGCTGGCGCGGCCGGCCGTCGCCAACGGCGGCGTCGCCATCGGTACCGCGCTGATCGTGCCGGGCGATGAGGCCGTGGTGGAGCGGATCCGCGAGGCCGCGGATCCGTTCGGCGGCGAGGTCGGAATCTCGGCCTGGAATGGATTTGCAATGGCGCGTTTCTGTGCCCAAGATGCGGCGCGGCTTCGCGCCGATATGATGGCCGTGCTCGGTCGCGCCAGCGGCGTTCCGCTGCCCCGGCTTTGGCTCAGTTAG
- the urtC gene encoding urea ABC transporter permease subunit UrtC, producing the protein MMPHVLTRSLDRSATVFLLVVAGLGVLIPLSNLLLPAGSFFQVPTYLVALFGKYVCYAILALSIDLIWGYCGILSLGHGAFFALGGYAMGMYLMRQIGSRGVYGNPILPDFMVFLNYPKLPWYWHGFDMFWFAALMVLVVPGLLAFCFGWLAFRSRVTGVYLSIITQAMTYALLLAFFRNDFGFGGNNGLTDFKDILGFNVQAEGTRAALFVLSCLALIISFLICRAVVTSKLGKVLIAIRDAESRTRFLGYRVESYKLFVFTLSACMAGVAGALYVPQVGIINPGEFAPGNSIEAVIWVAVGGRGTLIGAALGAVVVNYAKTVFTSGPLAPYWLFMLGALFILVTLLLPKGIIGTFNAWWEPYKAKRMSANAESAAREDAVSEPKPVG; encoded by the coding sequence ATGATGCCGCATGTCCTGACGCGCTCGCTGGATCGCAGCGCCACGGTCTTCCTGCTGGTGGTCGCCGGCCTCGGCGTGCTGATCCCGCTGTCCAACCTGCTGCTGCCAGCGGGCTCGTTTTTCCAGGTGCCGACCTATCTGGTCGCGCTGTTCGGCAAGTATGTCTGCTACGCCATCCTGGCGCTCTCGATCGACCTGATCTGGGGTTATTGCGGCATCCTCTCGCTCGGCCATGGCGCCTTCTTCGCACTCGGCGGCTATGCGATGGGCATGTACCTGATGCGCCAGATCGGTAGCCGCGGCGTCTACGGCAACCCGATCCTGCCCGACTTCATGGTGTTCCTGAACTATCCGAAGCTGCCCTGGTATTGGCACGGCTTCGACATGTTCTGGTTCGCGGCGCTGATGGTCCTTGTGGTGCCGGGACTGCTGGCGTTCTGCTTCGGCTGGCTGGCGTTCCGCTCCCGCGTCACCGGCGTCTATCTCTCGATCATCACCCAGGCGATGACCTACGCGCTGCTGCTGGCGTTCTTCCGCAACGATTTCGGCTTCGGCGGCAACAACGGCTTGACCGACTTCAAGGACATTCTCGGCTTCAACGTGCAGGCCGAAGGCACCCGCGCGGCGTTGTTCGTGCTGAGCTGCCTGGCGCTGATCATCAGCTTCCTGATCTGCCGCGCGGTGGTGACTTCGAAGCTCGGCAAGGTGCTGATCGCGATCCGCGATGCCGAATCGCGCACGCGGTTTCTCGGCTATCGCGTCGAATCCTACAAGCTGTTCGTATTTACGCTGTCGGCCTGCATGGCCGGCGTTGCCGGCGCGCTCTATGTGCCGCAGGTCGGCATCATCAATCCGGGCGAGTTCGCGCCGGGCAATTCGATCGAGGCGGTGATCTGGGTCGCGGTCGGCGGCCGCGGCACGCTGATCGGGGCGGCACTCGGCGCCGTCGTCGTCAACTATGCGAAAACCGTCTTCACGTCAGGCCCGCTGGCGCCGTACTGGCTGTTCATGCTGGGCGCGCTGTTCATCCTGGTGACGCTGCTGCTGCCGAAGGGGATCATCGGCACCTTCAACGCCTGGTGGGAACCGTACAAGGCCAAGCGTATGTCGGCGAATGCCGAGAGTGCTGCGCGCGAAGACGCCGTCAGCGAACCTAAACCGGTGGGGTGA
- the urtE gene encoding urea ABC transporter ATP-binding subunit UrtE, which translates to MLKVDNINLYYGAAQALRGVSIAAETGKVVCVLGRNGVGKTSLLRAMVGQYPVASGSITLDGKDIMTMKPYERARAGIGFVPQGREIFPLLTVEENLKTGFGPLKREDRNIPDDVFSLFPVLDSMLGRRGGDLSGGQQQQLAIGRALVMRPKLLLLDEPTEGIQPSIIKDIGRAISYLRSLGNMAIVLVEQYLDFACELGDNFAVMDRGAVKYACDRSNLDPAEISRQMAL; encoded by the coding sequence ATGCTGAAGGTCGACAACATCAATCTCTATTACGGCGCGGCGCAGGCGTTGCGCGGGGTCTCGATCGCGGCCGAGACCGGCAAGGTGGTGTGCGTGCTCGGTCGCAACGGCGTCGGCAAGACCTCGCTGCTGCGCGCGATGGTAGGCCAATATCCGGTTGCCAGTGGATCGATCACGCTCGATGGCAAGGACATCATGACGATGAAGCCCTACGAGCGCGCGCGGGCCGGCATCGGCTTCGTGCCGCAGGGCCGCGAGATATTTCCGCTGCTGACGGTGGAGGAAAATCTCAAGACCGGCTTCGGCCCGCTCAAGCGCGAGGACCGCAATATTCCCGACGACGTGTTCTCGCTGTTTCCGGTGCTGGATTCGATGTTGGGCCGGCGCGGCGGCGATCTGTCCGGCGGCCAGCAACAGCAGCTCGCGATCGGCCGCGCGCTGGTGATGCGGCCGAAATTGCTGCTGCTCGACGAGCCGACCGAAGGCATCCAGCCCTCGATCATCAAGGACATCGGCCGCGCCATCTCCTATCTGCGCAGCCTAGGCAACATGGCGATCGTGCTGGTCGAACAATACCTCGACTTTGCCTGCGAGCTCGGCGACAATTTCGCGGTCATGGACCGGGGCGCGGTGAAATATGCCTGCGATCGCTCGAACCTCGATCCCGCCGAAATCAGCCGCCAGATGGCGCTGTAA
- a CDS encoding putative quinol monooxygenase has product MIYVIATTPMKPENKDDFIKGHKACIAETHKEKGCISYEGHVSVNNPNLYVVVERWESRDDLNAHGKAPHMKVWREYSSQMKTAPTVIEIISDGKVEKF; this is encoded by the coding sequence ATGATCTACGTCATCGCCACCACGCCGATGAAGCCGGAAAACAAGGATGACTTCATCAAGGGCCACAAGGCCTGTATCGCCGAGACGCACAAGGAGAAGGGCTGCATCTCCTATGAAGGCCATGTCAGCGTCAACAACCCCAATCTGTATGTGGTGGTGGAGCGCTGGGAGAGCCGCGACGACCTCAATGCGCATGGCAAGGCGCCCCACATGAAAGTGTGGCGGGAGTATTCGTCGCAGATGAAGACGGCGCCGACGGTGATCGAGATCATCAGCGACGGCAAGGTCGAGAAGTTCTGA
- a CDS encoding putative quinol monooxygenase, whose amino-acid sequence MIYVVATLMIKPETHAEFIAAATACIKETRKEPGNIAYDLHESVTDHSKMVFVEQWENAEALVPHRAAEHMKTFGRVVVKCLSAPPKIEVITPEKVDVR is encoded by the coding sequence GTGATTTACGTCGTTGCCACATTGATGATCAAACCTGAAACCCACGCCGAATTCATCGCGGCGGCCACCGCCTGCATCAAGGAAACCCGCAAAGAGCCGGGCAATATCGCCTACGACCTGCATGAGAGCGTCACCGATCATTCCAAGATGGTGTTCGTCGAGCAGTGGGAAAATGCCGAAGCGCTGGTGCCGCACCGCGCGGCCGAGCACATGAAGACCTTCGGCCGCGTCGTCGTGAAATGTCTCAGCGCGCCGCCGAAGATCGAAGTCATCACGCCCGAAAAAGTCGACGTCCGCTAA
- the ureG gene encoding urease accessory protein UreG, translated as MSNSHGPLRIGIGGPVGSGKTALMDLLCKSMRERYDIAAITNDIYTKWDAEFLVRSGSLTPDRIAGVETGGCPHTAIREDASMNLAAVADMRAKFPNLDLVLIESGGDNLAATFSPELADLTIYVIDVAAGDKIPSKGGPGITRSDLLVINKIDLAPHVGASLEKMDTDAKRMRGERPFVMTNLKKSEGLDRIISFIETKGGLRPATKAKVG; from the coding sequence ATGTCTAATTCTCATGGCCCGCTTCGGATCGGCATCGGCGGTCCCGTAGGCTCCGGCAAGACCGCGCTGATGGACCTGCTCTGCAAATCGATGCGCGAGCGCTACGACATCGCCGCGATCACGAACGACATCTACACCAAATGGGATGCGGAGTTTCTAGTGCGATCGGGCTCGCTGACGCCGGATCGTATCGCCGGCGTCGAGACCGGCGGCTGTCCGCACACCGCGATCCGCGAGGACGCTTCGATGAATCTGGCGGCGGTCGCCGACATGCGCGCGAAATTCCCCAACCTCGATCTGGTGCTGATCGAGTCCGGCGGCGACAATCTGGCCGCGACCTTTTCGCCCGAACTTGCCGACCTCACGATCTACGTCATCGACGTCGCGGCCGGCGACAAGATTCCCTCCAAGGGCGGTCCCGGCATTACCCGTTCCGACCTCTTGGTGATCAACAAGATCGATCTCGCGCCGCATGTCGGTGCGTCGCTGGAGAAGATGGACACCGATGCGAAACGGATGCGCGGCGAGCGGCCGTTCGTGATGACCAATCTGAAGAAGAGCGAGGGGCTCGATCGCATCATCAGCTTCATCGAGACCAAAGGCGGGCTCCGCCCGGCCACGAAGGCCAAGGTGGGTTAA
- a CDS encoding urease accessory protein UreF, which produces MLMTTSEPPPADEHGGMTASEAAALYRLMTWLSPAFPVGAFSYSSGIEWAVEAGDITDAASLRDWLAAMLAEGSGFCDGVFVAQAHRAVSLHDDAALRETAELAAAFVPSRERQLETTTQGRAFIEISRSAWSCEGLDDVIAACDGPIVYPVAVGLVSAAHAIPLPPAMHAFLHALVSNWISAGARLIPLGQTDSQRVLAALEPVVVATAKRALESGLDDLASTTFRADLASLRHETQYTRLFRS; this is translated from the coding sequence ATGCTCATGACCACAAGTGAGCCGCCCCCCGCCGACGAACACGGCGGGATGACGGCAAGCGAAGCGGCGGCGCTGTACCGGCTGATGACCTGGCTGTCGCCGGCGTTTCCGGTCGGCGCCTTCTCCTATTCCAGCGGCATCGAATGGGCGGTCGAGGCCGGCGACATCACCGATGCCGCCTCGTTGCGCGACTGGCTGGCGGCGATGCTGGCGGAAGGCTCCGGATTTTGCGACGGCGTGTTCGTGGCGCAGGCGCATCGGGCGGTGTCGTTGCACGACGACGCGGCGTTGCGCGAGACCGCTGAGCTCGCCGCCGCCTTCGTCCCCTCGCGCGAGCGCCAACTCGAGACCACGACGCAGGGGCGCGCCTTCATCGAGATATCGCGGTCGGCCTGGAGCTGCGAGGGGCTCGATGACGTGATTGCCGCTTGCGACGGGCCGATCGTCTATCCCGTCGCGGTCGGCCTGGTCAGTGCCGCGCATGCCATTCCGTTGCCGCCGGCGATGCACGCGTTCCTGCATGCGCTGGTGTCGAACTGGATTTCCGCCGGTGCGCGGCTGATCCCGCTCGGCCAGACCGACAGCCAGCGCGTACTCGCCGCCCTTGAGCCGGTGGTGGTGGCGACCGCAAAGCGCGCGCTTGAATCCGGCCTCGACGATCTCGCCAGCACCACCTTCCGCGCCGATCTCGCCAGCCTGCGCCACGAGACCCAGTATACGAGGTTGTTCCGGTCATGA
- a CDS encoding urease subunit gamma, with protein sequence MNLSPREKDKLLISMAAMVARRRLERGVKLNHPEAIAIISDFIVEGARDGRTVAELMQAGAQVITRAQVMDGIPEMIHDIQVEATFPDGTKLVTVHEPIR encoded by the coding sequence ATGAACCTGTCTCCCCGCGAAAAGGACAAGCTCTTGATCTCGATGGCGGCCATGGTGGCGCGCCGCAGGCTCGAGCGCGGCGTCAAGCTCAACCATCCCGAGGCGATCGCCATCATCTCCGACTTCATCGTCGAGGGCGCGCGCGACGGTCGCACCGTCGCCGAACTGATGCAGGCCGGCGCGCAAGTCATTACCCGCGCGCAGGTGATGGATGGCATTCCGGAAATGATCCACGACATCCAGGTGGAAGCGACGTTCCCGGACGGTACCAAGCTCGTCACCGTGCACGAGCCGATCAGGTGA
- the urtD gene encoding urea ABC transporter ATP-binding protein UrtD, which yields MSIMEGGRTTSALLYLNGVHVSFDGFHAINNLSLTLEPGEMRAIIGPNGAGKTTMMDIITGKTKPDEGTVLFDGITDLTRLDETRIAELGIGRKFQKPTVFESQTIEDNLLLALNVNHSVKGTLFWRESKPESESIERVLETIRLKDSRDRLAGSLSHGQKQWLEIGMLLAQDPKLLLVDEPVAGMTDVETHQTAELLREINKEKTIMVVEHDMTFVRELGVKVTCLHEGTVLAEGTIDQVSTNERVVEVYLGR from the coding sequence ATGAGTATCATGGAGGGTGGAAGGACGACTTCCGCGCTGCTCTATCTCAACGGCGTACATGTCTCGTTCGACGGCTTTCACGCCATCAACAACCTGTCGCTGACGCTCGAGCCCGGCGAGATGCGCGCCATCATCGGCCCGAACGGCGCCGGCAAGACCACGATGATGGACATCATCACCGGCAAGACCAAGCCGGACGAGGGCACGGTGCTGTTCGACGGCATCACCGACCTGACCCGGCTCGACGAGACCCGCATCGCCGAACTCGGCATCGGCCGCAAGTTCCAGAAGCCGACGGTGTTCGAGAGCCAGACCATCGAGGACAACCTGCTGCTCGCGCTCAACGTCAACCACAGCGTCAAGGGCACCCTGTTCTGGCGCGAGAGCAAGCCTGAGTCCGAGAGCATCGAGCGCGTGCTGGAAACCATTCGGCTGAAAGATTCGCGCGATCGCCTCGCCGGAAGCCTGTCGCACGGCCAGAAGCAGTGGCTCGAGATTGGCATGCTGCTGGCGCAGGATCCAAAACTCCTGCTGGTCGACGAACCTGTGGCCGGGATGACCGACGTCGAGACCCATCAGACCGCCGAACTGCTCAGGGAAATCAACAAGGAAAAGACCATCATGGTGGTCGAGCACGACATGACCTTCGTGCGCGAGCTCGGCGTCAAGGTGACGTGCCTGCATGAGGGCACGGTGTTGGCCGAAGGAACCATTGACCAGGTTTCCACGAATGAACGCGTGGTCGAAGTGTATTTGGGGCGCTGA
- a CDS encoding urease subunit beta — translation MVPGELFIKDGEIELNAGRKTVTLTVANTGDRPIQVGSHYHFFETNPALKFDRKKARGMRLDIAAGTAVRFEPGQTRDVQLVALAGKRVIYGFRGDVQGKL, via the coding sequence ATGGTTCCCGGCGAACTCTTCATCAAGGACGGCGAGATCGAACTCAATGCCGGCCGCAAGACGGTGACGCTCACGGTGGCCAACACCGGCGACCGCCCGATCCAGGTCGGCTCGCACTATCATTTCTTCGAAACCAATCCGGCGCTGAAATTCGACCGCAAGAAAGCCCGCGGCATGCGGCTCGACATCGCCGCCGGCACCGCCGTGCGGTTCGAGCCCGGCCAGACCCGCGACGTGCAACTGGTCGCGCTCGCCGGCAAGCGCGTGATCTACGGTTTCCGCGGCGACGTGCAGGGAAAGCTTTGA
- the ureC gene encoding urease subunit alpha — protein sequence MSVKIKRSVYADMFGPTTGDKVRLADTDLIIEVEKDFTVYGEEVKFGGGKVIRDGMGQSQVTNRQGAADTVITNALIVDHWGIVKADVAIKEGMISAIGKAGNPDIQPGVTIVIGPGTDVIAGEGKILTAGGFDSHIHFICPQQIEHSLMSGVTSMLGGGTGPSHGTFATTCTPGPWHMGRMIQSFDAFPVNLGISGKGNASRPAALVEMIKAGACALKLHEDWGTTPAAIDNCLSVADDYDVQVMLHSDTLNESGFVEDTVKAFKGRTIHAFHTEGAGGGHAPDIIKIAGLKNVLPSSTNPTRPFTRNTIDEHLDMLMVCHHLDPSIAEDLAFAESRIRKETIAAEDILHDLGALSMMSSDSQAMGRLGEVIIRTWQTADKMKKQRGSLPEDKGKDNDNFRVKRYIAKYTINPAIAHGVSKLIGSVEKGKLADLVLWSPAFFGVKPDCIIKGGSIVAAPMGDPNASIPTPQPVHYRPMFAAYGKALTASSVVFTSKAAITGGLARKLGIEKKLYPVKNTRGGISKKSMIHNGATPKIEVDSETYEVRADGELLTCAPAEVLPMAQRYFMY from the coding sequence ATGTCCGTGAAAATCAAACGTTCCGTCTATGCCGACATGTTCGGGCCCACCACCGGCGACAAGGTGCGGCTGGCCGATACCGATCTCATCATCGAGGTCGAGAAGGATTTCACCGTCTACGGCGAGGAGGTGAAATTCGGCGGCGGCAAGGTGATCCGCGACGGCATGGGACAGTCGCAGGTCACCAACCGGCAGGGTGCGGCCGACACCGTCATCACCAACGCGCTGATCGTCGATCACTGGGGCATCGTCAAGGCCGACGTTGCGATCAAGGAAGGCATGATCTCGGCCATTGGCAAGGCCGGCAATCCCGATATCCAGCCCGGCGTCACCATCGTGATCGGCCCCGGCACCGACGTCATCGCGGGCGAAGGCAAGATCCTCACTGCCGGTGGTTTCGACAGCCACATCCATTTCATTTGCCCGCAGCAGATCGAGCATTCGCTGATGAGTGGCGTCACCTCGATGCTGGGCGGCGGCACCGGTCCCTCGCACGGCACCTTCGCCACCACCTGCACGCCCGGTCCCTGGCACATGGGCCGGATGATCCAGTCGTTCGACGCCTTCCCGGTCAATCTCGGTATCTCCGGCAAGGGCAACGCCTCGCGGCCGGCGGCGCTGGTCGAGATGATCAAGGCCGGCGCCTGCGCGCTGAAACTGCACGAGGATTGGGGCACCACGCCCGCCGCGATCGACAACTGCCTGTCGGTGGCCGACGATTACGACGTCCAGGTGATGCTGCATTCCGACACGCTGAACGAGTCGGGATTTGTCGAAGATACGGTGAAGGCGTTCAAGGGCCGCACCATCCATGCCTTCCACACCGAAGGCGCCGGCGGCGGCCATGCGCCTGACATCATCAAGATCGCCGGGCTGAAGAACGTGCTGCCGTCCTCGACCAACCCGACCCGGCCGTTCACCCGCAACACCATCGACGAGCATCTGGACATGCTGATGGTCTGCCACCATCTCGATCCCTCGATTGCGGAAGATCTAGCGTTCGCCGAAAGCCGCATCCGCAAGGAGACCATCGCGGCGGAAGACATCCTGCACGACCTCGGCGCGCTCTCGATGATGTCGTCGGATTCGCAGGCGATGGGCCGGCTCGGCGAGGTCATCATCCGGACTTGGCAGACCGCCGACAAGATGAAAAAACAACGCGGCTCGCTGCCCGAGGACAAGGGCAAGGACAACGACAATTTTCGCGTCAAGCGCTACATCGCGAAATACACCATCAACCCGGCGATCGCGCACGGCGTTTCGAAACTGATCGGCTCAGTGGAGAAGGGCAAGCTCGCCGATCTCGTGCTGTGGTCGCCGGCGTTCTTCGGCGTCAAGCCGGACTGCATCATCAAGGGTGGCTCGATCGTGGCGGCGCCGATGGGCGATCCCAACGCGTCCATTCCGACGCCGCAGCCGGTGCATTACCGGCCGATGTTCGCCGCCTATGGCAAGGCGCTGACGGCGTCCTCGGTGGTGTTCACCTCGAAGGCGGCGATTACCGGCGGGCTGGCGCGGAAACTCGGCATCGAAAAGAAGCTCTATCCGGTGAAAAATACCCGCGGCGGCATCTCCAAAAAGAGCATGATCCACAACGGCGCCACGCCCAAAATCGAGGTCGATTCCGAGACCTATGAGGTGCGCGCCGACGGCGAACTCCTGACCTGCGCGCCGGCCGAGGTCCTGCCGATGGCGCAGCGCTATTTCATGTATTAA
- a CDS encoding urease accessory protein UreE: MIRATKVMGQHRWTHAAADTVVLDFDDRHRRRMAMTGTRGLEFLLDLENAVALRGGDALVLEDGRLIEVVAAPEPLVEIRGADPLHLVRVAWHLGNRHLPTQIMPKGLRIRRDHVIEAMVTRLGARIVEIEAPFDPEGGAYAAAHAHAEDAHAHGHGGHDHSSHDHASHDHSHDHDHGHHKHDDHDHHSDHGHSSDHGHSSDDHHHDEHCGHDHHHHDHSHAHDHK; encoded by the coding sequence ATGATCCGCGCCACCAAAGTCATGGGCCAGCATCGCTGGACACACGCCGCAGCCGATACCGTCGTGCTCGATTTCGACGACCGGCACCGCCGGCGAATGGCGATGACAGGTACGCGCGGCCTGGAATTCCTGCTCGACCTGGAAAACGCCGTCGCACTGCGCGGCGGCGACGCGCTGGTGCTGGAGGACGGCCGCCTGATCGAGGTGGTCGCCGCTCCCGAGCCGCTGGTCGAAATCCGTGGCGCCGACCCGCTCCATCTGGTGCGGGTCGCCTGGCATCTCGGCAACCGCCATCTGCCGACCCAGATCATGCCGAAGGGCCTGCGCATCCGCCGCGACCACGTCATCGAGGCGATGGTGACCAGGCTCGGCGCCCGCATCGTCGAGATCGAGGCGCCATTCGATCCCGAAGGCGGCGCCTATGCCGCCGCCCATGCGCATGCCGAGGACGCTCACGCGCACGGCCATGGCGGCCATGACCATTCGTCGCACGATCATGCCTCGCATGACCACAGTCATGACCACGATCACGGTCATCACAAGCATGATGACCACGATCACCACAGTGATCACGGTCACAGCAGTGACCACGGTCACAGCAGTGACGACCATCATCATGACGAGCATTGCGGCCACGATCATCACCACCACGATCACTCCCATGCTCATGACCACAAGTGA